A genomic segment from Pseudomonas sp. S09G 359 encodes:
- a CDS encoding dermonecrotic toxin domain-containing protein, with product MSDESLRSSVLNPYVAPAYLPSEQTIIKPARIKRASAVVSLETQKLATELIRAGDKALSFKYSVALKDRALFGQGQRQGRPAARTISDIPAFSTFGMAWAELTHAIQNEPFASFASKHKIDTSTLRLNTESGWQLECIADGKRATFSKYDPGWWQATAAVTAAAQALTPTLKLNIDYTDANHAPADVIGDFYAASTNGSIGENLYSIFQQNKNQTFEALREPDATAPEFNRPAYRYVRQRQQEAIADLSVQIAKNPKLFAPSQPSPIPGTPNPPSPAINPMAAIARRQFAGEPTLHTVIARLLGDKLKASAPGLDIDVNRLAIATPDPDHPGQFKQTHLMTLAWDYLTGGDAPVFGTTHRVLDTRPDLLERTGNPAGVPLPLDLSALSTAIRALPGQLNAALDTDSRAYWSQPAFSTPSDAGTVFPGSHRALVSHILRSNLQQAGLKQPGLDDEQRKTVDMLVRHPQGSTRPAPLGPKTSGASVYALPGASPDLLIHRGLSQPDREILLRVEPSGNITPYSSWDQLPNEKRHLEALTGNMFDAQADIVIKQHQGNSLVNAPPLIGAQPSPQAKTTLPDWLGTAGEAERFVMHELSLGLASFTQLNKGRGYNSDIPDIRTFAQAQFDRLPESQKLTQYAAKDLEVVFKVPYGTLSSGGIDRQTMSLTDMLLNNLSGLPDGQIEVFFKTGLKENGVEIKTRVPALEKELVLKALVDNLDIGKTYPALLKEKLLDNRAKKSERQALFAQQVPIETQMKALELSIKGEAGFNPTGFRYVQEILKPGAGPRTVDGKDITLRPLAFDNQANGKIDVVEGAYLIEPKDSSTGPHILYRPLIADAPLLQFASRQALLEAIQKKGKLQNDTLAWLPDENTRQLYSGNGFKHPNLVLFGFNLGSVPLNETIPLAQDSRLQQTLQAGTLMEHLYEDNARNLISLAEHHSTSDAKSRWASLKHGGFLLLNALLPALRGPAATLGLLLQAPGTLKDIEALGGDNTTDKEAALTDLLLNLATLLVHFKPRSSSGATKMANAGSVLVENTAPFATPPKNRIVLGGPAEIKPLAGDIQAFVDTYNGKQRLNIMGHGEKPIGEQPAHIYGEGGKQYTAEDIDQELLARGIDIRSYPEVRLLACYSSNGGEQSLAAKLNALTGVRVKGFEQEIITDYEGIDDEDPYKLYASALAHYRKQYAGLSDADIHLLAERQLDRKLAGRDINFNILKDNGTQIELNIGSAEKPVFYRTQVDYQPRTYGPPKIKPVSAKPVEVLMGYSHTAEDAHSVLSTRSLTDCSALAVLSDLKDGVYQKRTLMHLTGSNLEYGLFDNDTYQLLDELDRSLANGGKVIFVGGVESQSTAGMGSVLDQSYQGKKPLLDLLRKPGVDTVIASSLGVDINPDGTFKLIEGTGKGTFSQPMIEAVFDFAE from the coding sequence ATGAGTGACGAGTCATTACGCAGTAGCGTTCTCAATCCTTATGTCGCCCCCGCCTATCTCCCCTCCGAACAGACGATTATCAAGCCCGCACGGATCAAGCGTGCCAGTGCAGTGGTGAGCCTGGAAACCCAAAAGCTGGCAACTGAACTGATCAGAGCCGGCGACAAGGCGCTTTCATTCAAGTACAGCGTTGCGCTGAAGGATCGAGCCCTTTTCGGTCAAGGGCAAAGGCAAGGCAGGCCGGCCGCCAGGACCATTTCCGATATCCCGGCCTTCTCGACGTTCGGCATGGCCTGGGCCGAGCTGACGCATGCGATTCAAAACGAGCCATTCGCAAGCTTCGCCAGCAAACACAAGATCGACACTTCAACCCTGCGGTTGAATACTGAGTCGGGATGGCAGCTCGAATGCATTGCAGACGGCAAACGTGCGACCTTTTCTAAATACGATCCCGGCTGGTGGCAGGCGACCGCAGCGGTGACCGCCGCCGCTCAAGCACTCACGCCGACGCTCAAACTGAACATTGACTATACCGACGCAAACCATGCACCTGCGGATGTGATCGGCGACTTCTACGCTGCAAGCACCAACGGTTCAATCGGCGAAAATTTATACTCAATCTTCCAGCAGAACAAAAACCAAACGTTCGAAGCGCTGCGCGAACCTGACGCCACAGCACCAGAGTTCAACCGCCCGGCCTATAGATACGTCCGCCAACGACAGCAGGAGGCGATAGCCGATCTTTCTGTTCAAATCGCAAAAAACCCGAAACTGTTTGCACCCTCTCAACCCTCGCCCATCCCAGGCACGCCTAACCCCCCCTCCCCGGCCATCAACCCGATGGCGGCGATTGCACGCCGCCAGTTTGCCGGTGAGCCCACGCTGCACACGGTGATTGCTCGATTGCTCGGCGATAAGCTCAAAGCAAGCGCCCCGGGGCTGGACATCGACGTCAACCGACTCGCCATTGCAACACCCGACCCGGATCACCCGGGGCAATTCAAGCAAACGCACTTGATGACACTTGCCTGGGATTACCTCACAGGTGGCGACGCCCCAGTTTTCGGCACCACCCATAGAGTGCTGGATACCCGCCCTGATTTACTCGAACGAACGGGCAACCCTGCTGGCGTTCCGTTGCCCCTCGACCTATCAGCCCTCAGCACCGCCATACGTGCGCTTCCCGGCCAATTGAACGCGGCCTTGGACACTGACTCGCGGGCCTATTGGAGCCAACCCGCCTTCAGCACCCCAAGCGATGCCGGCACTGTCTTCCCAGGCAGTCACCGCGCATTGGTCAGCCATATTCTGCGCAGTAACCTGCAACAAGCCGGCCTGAAACAACCCGGGCTGGACGACGAGCAGCGCAAAACCGTGGACATGCTCGTGAGACACCCTCAAGGTTCGACGCGCCCCGCACCCCTTGGCCCCAAGACATCCGGCGCCAGCGTGTATGCCTTGCCCGGCGCCTCGCCGGACCTGCTGATTCATCGCGGTTTGTCGCAACCCGACCGCGAGATTCTCTTGCGGGTGGAGCCCAGCGGGAACATCACCCCCTACAGTTCCTGGGATCAACTGCCCAACGAAAAGCGCCACCTGGAAGCGCTGACCGGCAATATGTTCGACGCTCAGGCCGACATCGTGATCAAACAGCATCAAGGCAACAGCCTGGTCAACGCCCCACCCCTGATTGGCGCACAGCCCTCGCCGCAAGCAAAAACCACGCTGCCCGATTGGCTGGGTACAGCCGGCGAAGCCGAACGTTTTGTGATGCATGAGCTCAGTCTCGGCCTGGCCAGCTTCACTCAACTGAACAAGGGGCGCGGGTACAACAGCGACATCCCGGACATCCGCACGTTTGCGCAGGCGCAATTCGACAGGTTGCCCGAAAGCCAAAAACTGACGCAGTACGCTGCCAAGGACTTGGAGGTGGTCTTCAAGGTGCCCTACGGGACGCTGAGTTCCGGCGGTATCGACCGCCAGACCATGAGCCTGACCGACATGCTCCTCAACAATCTGTCGGGCCTGCCGGATGGCCAGATAGAAGTCTTCTTCAAGACCGGGCTCAAGGAGAACGGCGTAGAAATAAAAACCAGGGTACCCGCGCTAGAGAAAGAGCTGGTGCTCAAGGCCCTGGTCGACAACCTTGATATCGGCAAGACCTACCCCGCGTTGCTGAAGGAAAAACTGCTCGATAACCGCGCAAAAAAATCCGAGCGCCAGGCGCTGTTTGCCCAACAAGTGCCTATCGAAACACAGATGAAAGCACTGGAACTGAGCATCAAGGGCGAAGCCGGTTTCAACCCCACAGGGTTCCGCTACGTGCAGGAGATCCTCAAGCCGGGCGCCGGCCCCAGGACCGTCGACGGCAAGGACATCACCCTCCGGCCGCTGGCCTTCGATAACCAGGCCAATGGCAAAATCGATGTGGTTGAAGGCGCCTACCTGATCGAGCCCAAGGACAGTAGCACCGGCCCGCATATTCTCTATCGCCCGCTGATTGCCGATGCGCCGCTGCTGCAGTTTGCGTCGCGCCAGGCACTGCTGGAAGCCATACAGAAAAAGGGCAAGCTGCAAAACGACACCCTTGCCTGGCTGCCCGACGAAAACACGCGGCAACTCTATAGCGGCAATGGCTTCAAGCACCCCAACCTGGTGTTATTCGGCTTTAACCTTGGGTCTGTGCCCCTCAATGAGACCATCCCCCTGGCGCAGGACAGCCGTCTGCAGCAGACGCTGCAAGCCGGGACATTGATGGAGCACCTGTACGAAGACAACGCCCGGAACCTGATAAGCCTGGCTGAACACCACTCCACATCCGACGCAAAAAGCCGCTGGGCGTCCCTCAAACACGGTGGTTTCCTGCTGCTCAATGCGCTGCTGCCAGCGCTGCGTGGCCCCGCCGCCACACTTGGACTGCTGCTGCAGGCGCCGGGCACCCTCAAGGACATCGAGGCCCTGGGCGGCGATAACACCACGGACAAAGAGGCAGCCCTGACTGACCTGCTGCTCAACCTGGCGACCTTATTGGTGCATTTCAAGCCACGCTCATCGAGCGGCGCCACTAAGATGGCAAACGCCGGTTCGGTATTGGTCGAGAATACTGCGCCCTTCGCCACACCCCCGAAAAACCGCATCGTGCTGGGCGGTCCGGCGGAGATCAAACCGCTGGCTGGCGACATTCAAGCCTTTGTCGACACTTACAACGGCAAACAACGACTCAATATCATGGGTCATGGCGAGAAACCTATCGGTGAGCAGCCGGCACACATCTATGGCGAAGGCGGCAAGCAGTACACCGCTGAAGATATTGACCAGGAGTTGTTGGCGCGCGGCATAGACATTCGAAGTTATCCCGAGGTGCGGTTATTGGCCTGTTATTCCAGTAACGGCGGAGAGCAGTCCCTCGCAGCGAAACTCAACGCACTGACTGGCGTGCGCGTAAAAGGGTTCGAGCAGGAAATCATTACCGACTACGAAGGCATTGACGACGAAGATCCCTACAAGCTCTACGCCAGCGCATTGGCGCATTACCGCAAACAATACGCCGGCCTCAGTGACGCTGACATCCACCTCCTGGCCGAAAGACAACTGGACCGCAAACTTGCCGGGCGTGACATCAACTTCAACATCTTGAAAGACAACGGTACGCAAATTGAACTGAATATAGGCAGCGCGGAAAAACCGGTCTTCTATAGAACCCAGGTTGATTACCAACCGCGCACCTATGGGCCGCCAAAGATCAAACCGGTGTCCGCAAAACCGGTTGAAGTGCTGATGGGTTACTCCCACACGGCTGAAGATGCGCACTCGGTATTGTCGACTCGCAGCCTCACGGATTGTTCTGCACTTGCAGTGCTCAGCGACCTCAAGGACGGTGTCTACCAAAAACGCACCCTGATGCACCTGACCGGCAGCAATCTGGAATACGGTTTATTCGATAATGATACCTACCAACTGCTGGATGAGCTGGATCGGTCGTTGGCCAATGGTGGCAAGGTCATATTCGTTGGCGGTGTGGAGTCCCAATCCACAGCGGGCATGGGAAGTGTCCTGGATCAAAGCTACCAAGGTAAGAAACCGCTGCTGGACCTCCTGAGAAAACCGGGTGTGGACACCGTAATCGCCAGCTCACTGGGCGTTGATATCAACCCGGACGGAACCTTCAAGTTGATAGAGGGGACCGGCAAGGGCACCTTCAGCCAACCCATGATCGAGGCCGTCTTCGACTTCGCAGAGTAA
- a CDS encoding AraC family transcriptional regulator yields the protein MTRATRITDPSYELMDDHNGLSIIYRQHGFPCPLVRWHFHKEYELHLIVASSGKVFIGDYIGNFYPESLFLTGPNLPHNWISQVEEDEVVPKRDMLVNFTDELFEGGSHIFAELKSLTPLLERAQYGIEFRCKKTIAQAMTLMQRIEDAQGMARLGHFFILLEVLSACEDYQLLSGVNTPQVADEHSVDRTNRAVDYIFAHYARELPLEEVAEHLGMKPTYFSRVFKQATGRTFIEFVNRLRISKSCELLADGDKAVTDVCFESGFNNISNFNRRFQQLKGMTPSHYRRLAVQRLTEQNMV from the coding sequence ATGACCCGAGCAACGCGTATCACCGACCCTTCCTACGAGCTGATGGACGATCACAACGGTCTGTCCATCATCTATCGCCAACACGGCTTCCCCTGCCCGCTGGTGCGCTGGCATTTCCACAAGGAATACGAGCTGCACCTGATCGTCGCCAGCTCCGGCAAGGTATTTATCGGCGACTACATCGGTAATTTCTACCCCGAAAGCCTGTTCCTCACCGGGCCCAACCTGCCCCACAACTGGATCAGCCAGGTCGAGGAAGACGAGGTGGTGCCCAAGCGCGACATGTTGGTGAACTTCACCGACGAACTGTTCGAAGGCGGCAGCCATATTTTCGCCGAACTCAAGAGCCTCACGCCCTTACTGGAACGCGCGCAGTACGGCATCGAATTCCGCTGCAAAAAGACCATCGCCCAGGCCATGACCTTGATGCAGCGCATCGAGGACGCCCAAGGCATGGCGCGCCTGGGACACTTTTTTATCTTGCTGGAAGTGCTCAGCGCGTGTGAGGACTACCAACTGTTGTCCGGCGTGAACACGCCGCAGGTGGCCGACGAACATAGCGTCGACCGCACCAACCGCGCAGTGGACTATATCTTCGCGCACTACGCGCGGGAATTGCCGCTGGAGGAAGTCGCGGAACACTTGGGAATGAAGCCGACGTACTTTTCCCGTGTGTTCAAACAAGCCACAGGCCGCACGTTTATCGAGTTCGTCAATCGCTTGCGCATCAGCAAATCCTGCGAGTTGCTGGCCGATGGGGACAAGGCGGTAACCGATGTGTGTTTTGAGTCGGGGTTCAACAATATCTCCAACTTCAACCGGCGCTTCCAGCAACTCAAGGGGATGACCCCGTCCCACTATCGCCGCCTGGCGGTACAGCGCTTGACTGAGCAGAACATGGTGTAG
- a CDS encoding glycosyltransferase, giving the protein MNQPATKVLVIGYVWPEPRSSAAGGHMMQILESFLTQGWDITFSSPAALGEHKADLLTLGIAECAIELNNSSFDDFIRELAPDIVLFDRFMMEEQFGWRVEKCCPDALRVLETSDLQSLRDARHQRLKDHLKADSEDFTALFAPALEEEFQRMADTDLAKREIAAIYRCDISLMISDVEIRLLTEQFKVPTALLHWCPLMMAPPAEAFAPFEDRAHFLSIGNFRHAPNWDAVLWMKNSVWPLIRQQLPGAQLHIYGAYTPPKATALHNPAQGFHVMNWAEDALQVMTAARICLAPLRFGAGIKGKLADAMLCGTPNITTPIGAEAMGDAQPWPGVIEQSAPALATAAVALYQDRERWTQAQEDGRQLLARRYDQSVHGPALVACLDHCRSRLAAHRRDNFTGSMLRHHAHKSTQYMSQWIEAKNRTV; this is encoded by the coding sequence ATGAATCAGCCCGCCACCAAAGTCCTGGTCATTGGTTACGTCTGGCCGGAGCCGCGTTCCTCGGCCGCGGGCGGGCATATGATGCAGATTCTCGAGAGCTTTCTTACGCAAGGTTGGGACATTACGTTCAGCAGCCCTGCCGCACTCGGCGAGCACAAGGCCGACTTGCTCACCCTGGGCATCGCCGAATGCGCCATCGAGTTGAATAACAGCAGTTTTGATGACTTTATCCGCGAACTGGCCCCGGATATCGTGCTGTTCGACCGTTTCATGATGGAAGAGCAATTCGGCTGGCGCGTGGAAAAATGCTGCCCCGACGCCTTGCGAGTGCTGGAAACCTCCGACCTGCAAAGCCTGCGTGACGCGCGCCACCAGCGCCTCAAGGACCACCTCAAGGCTGACAGCGAGGATTTCACCGCGCTGTTCGCCCCGGCGCTGGAAGAAGAATTCCAGCGGATGGCCGACACCGACCTGGCCAAGCGCGAAATCGCGGCGATTTATCGCTGTGATATCAGCCTGATGATCTCCGACGTGGAAATCCGCCTGCTGACTGAACAGTTCAAGGTGCCCACCGCGCTGCTGCACTGGTGCCCGCTGATGATGGCGCCGCCGGCCGAGGCCTTCGCGCCGTTTGAAGACCGCGCGCACTTCCTCAGCATCGGCAACTTCCGCCACGCACCCAACTGGGATGCGGTGCTGTGGATGAAGAACAGCGTCTGGCCGCTGATTCGCCAGCAACTGCCGGGCGCCCAACTGCATATCTATGGGGCCTACACCCCGCCCAAGGCCACGGCCTTGCATAACCCGGCGCAGGGTTTTCATGTGATGAACTGGGCCGAGGATGCCCTGCAGGTGATGACCGCCGCACGTATCTGCCTGGCGCCCCTGCGGTTTGGCGCGGGCATCAAGGGCAAACTGGCCGACGCGATGCTGTGTGGCACGCCGAATATCACCACGCCGATCGGCGCCGAGGCCATGGGCGATGCGCAGCCCTGGCCGGGTGTCATCGAACAGAGCGCCCCGGCCCTGGCAACGGCGGCCGTGGCGTTGTACCAGGACCGCGAACGCTGGACCCAGGCTCAGGAAGATGGCCGCCAGTTGCTGGCCCGTCGTTATGACCAAAGCGTCCACGGACCGGCGCTGGTAGCCTGCCTGGACCATTGCCGCAGCCGCCTCGCCGCGCATCGTCGGGATAACTTCACCGGCAGCATGCTGCGCCACCATGCGCATAAAAGTACTCAATACATGTCCCAGTGGATCGAGGCGAAAAACCGCACGGTATAA
- the tpx gene encoding thiol peroxidase — protein MAQVTLRGNPVQVEGELPKTGSTAPEFSLVAVDLSEATLETFAGKRKVLNIFPSVDTPTCATSVRKFNAQANDVSNTVVLCISSDLPFAQKRFCGTEGLDNVLSLSDFRNADFAVDYGVSLADGPLQGLTARAVVVLDENNNVLHSELVAEIGQEPNYEAALAVLK, from the coding sequence ATGGCTCAAGTCACCCTTCGTGGTAACCCTGTCCAGGTTGAAGGCGAATTGCCGAAAACCGGTTCCACCGCCCCAGAATTCAGCCTGGTCGCCGTCGACCTGTCTGAAGCAACCCTGGAAACGTTCGCCGGCAAGCGCAAGGTACTGAACATCTTCCCAAGCGTCGACACCCCGACCTGCGCCACCTCGGTGCGTAAATTCAACGCCCAGGCCAACGATGTCAGCAACACCGTGGTGCTGTGCATCTCCTCCGACCTGCCGTTTGCCCAGAAGCGTTTCTGCGGTACCGAAGGCCTGGACAACGTGCTGAGCCTGTCGGACTTCCGCAACGCCGACTTCGCTGTCGACTACGGTGTTTCCCTGGCTGACGGCCCGCTGCAAGGCCTGACCGCCCGCGCCGTGGTGGTACTGGACGAAAACAACAACGTGCTGCACAGCGAGCTGGTGGCGGAAATTGGCCAGGAGCCAAACTACGAAGCAGCCCTGGCTGTTTTGAAGTAA